From Desulfuromonas soudanensis, the proteins below share one genomic window:
- a CDS encoding sigma-54-dependent transcriptional regulator, which produces MSNCTSPPLPILLVDDEVLWTRSLSRMLERSGGYGNLLTCHDSREVMGILAHQPVSLVLLDLTMPHLSGDDLLATIAPEYPDIPVIILTGRDQVDMAVKCMKGGAFDYFVKTVEEERLLAGVQRAIRMQQLQRENQILKTRLGRKDLKFPAAVAAILTGDRQMESLFHYLETVAPTSQPVLITGESGVGKELFARAVHEVGRPGKPWVGLNVAGLDDTIFADTLFGHSRGAFTGADRERPGLVEQARGGTLFLDEIGDLSLNSQVKLLRLLQEGDYYPVGSDRPKRSGARIVLATNVDLTARLASGAFRKDLYYRLRTHHIHIAPLRERSDDISLLLNLFLEEAASEFGKKKPTAPPELSVLLATHPFPGNIRELRAMVFEAVSHHQGRILSTRTFRMAMGLTPNAAAGEPLTPGADGAREGISYGDRLPTLTQGANLLVEEAMRRAQGNQTIAAGMLGISRPALSKRLRNQRQEAASTPR; this is translated from the coding sequence ATGAGTAATTGCACCTCCCCGCCCCTGCCGATTCTGCTGGTGGACGATGAAGTTCTCTGGACCCGCAGCCTCTCCCGGATGCTCGAGCGCTCAGGGGGCTACGGCAACCTCCTGACCTGCCACGACAGCCGCGAGGTCATGGGGATTCTGGCGCATCAGCCGGTCAGTCTGGTCCTCCTCGACCTGACCATGCCCCACCTCTCCGGGGACGATCTCCTGGCGACCATCGCCCCGGAGTATCCCGACATCCCGGTGATCATCCTGACCGGTCGGGATCAGGTCGACATGGCGGTCAAGTGCATGAAGGGTGGCGCCTTCGACTATTTTGTCAAGACCGTGGAGGAAGAACGGCTTCTGGCCGGAGTGCAGCGGGCGATACGCATGCAGCAGCTGCAGCGGGAAAACCAGATCCTCAAGACGCGTCTGGGTCGAAAGGATCTGAAGTTCCCCGCCGCCGTCGCCGCCATCCTCACCGGCGACCGGCAGATGGAGTCCCTCTTTCACTATCTGGAAACCGTGGCACCCACCAGCCAGCCGGTACTGATCACCGGCGAGAGTGGGGTCGGCAAGGAACTCTTCGCCCGAGCCGTCCATGAGGTGGGCCGTCCGGGCAAACCCTGGGTCGGGTTGAACGTGGCCGGACTCGACGACACCATCTTTGCCGACACCCTCTTCGGTCACAGCCGCGGCGCCTTTACCGGCGCCGACCGGGAACGCCCGGGGCTCGTCGAGCAGGCCCGCGGCGGCACCCTTTTTCTGGACGAGATCGGGGATTTGAGCCTGAATTCCCAGGTCAAGCTCCTGCGCCTGCTGCAGGAAGGAGACTACTATCCCGTCGGCAGCGATCGTCCCAAGCGCAGCGGCGCCCGTATCGTCCTGGCGACCAATGTCGATCTCACCGCCCGCCTGGCCTCCGGTGCTTTCCGCAAGGATCTTTACTACCGCCTTCGCACCCATCACATCCACATCGCTCCTCTTCGGGAGCGCAGCGACGATATTTCGCTTCTGCTCAACCTTTTCCTTGAAGAGGCAGCCAGCGAGTTCGGCAAGAAGAAGCCGACCGCCCCCCCGGAACTCTCCGTCCTCCTGGCCACTCACCCCTTTCCCGGCAACATCCGCGAGCTGCGGGCGATGGTCTTCGAGGCGGTCAGTCATCACCAGGGGAGGATTCTGTCGACCCGGACCTTCCGGATGGCGATGGGCCTGACGCCAAATGCGGCCGCCGGCGAACCTTTGACCCCGGGAGCCGATGGCGCTCGGGAAGGAATCTCCTACGGCGACCGGTTGCCGACCCTGACCCAGGGGGCCAACCTGCTGGTGGAGGAGGCGATGCGCCGCGCCCAGGGGAACCAGACCATCGCCGCCGGAATGCTCGGCATCTCGCGACCGGCACTGAGCAAGCGTCTAAGGAACCAGCGCCAGGAGGCCGCCTCCACCCCCCGGTAA
- a CDS encoding PAS domain-containing sensor histidine kinase, giving the protein MSFESCLVGLTVACLLIGSGWILRERKKSGSVDALLRPLVELSDDACFLTTVGGPCIAVNQRACDFLGYTRPELLALSWEEIEASGVGFSLGRFLLGAVAGEIVSEGGLLRHRDGSELAVAIRGTLQSVGRRKFLLIWARDAEERLRLDSELLESRARYQSLSQEFQTLLDGIPDSLSLLNPEGGLIWANRSTGDYLEAQGDSRQGTFCHGLWFSWADSPGPLLCPVCESFRSGKPAEALDRTPDGRIWGVKAFPLTDGAGLVTGVIRLSSDITEKFAFREEALRNSRLAALGELAAGVAHEINNPNGLIILNLSLLADVWADAQPILEAHWEKERNFTLGGMEYERMREELPMALKEMEDSAGRIRRIVVDLKDFARQDPQGCKDSFDFNDSVQTAVRLVASTIRTATTVFDCRYGEGLPQLSGSSQRLEQVVINLLLNACQALDAKDRGIFLTTRFDPGRGMNLLEIRDQGRGIAPEHLPHILEPFFTTRRNNGGTGLGLSVSARIVKEHGGTLRYDSTVGEGTTATLSLPVNTKDDADE; this is encoded by the coding sequence GTGAGTTTCGAAAGCTGTTTAGTCGGGTTGACGGTCGCATGCCTCCTGATCGGCAGCGGGTGGATACTGCGGGAACGAAAAAAATCCGGATCCGTCGACGCTCTCCTGCGGCCCCTGGTCGAACTCTCCGACGACGCCTGCTTTCTGACGACGGTCGGCGGTCCCTGCATCGCCGTGAATCAGCGCGCCTGCGATTTCCTCGGCTACACCCGCCCCGAGTTGCTCGCCCTCTCCTGGGAGGAGATCGAGGCTTCCGGCGTCGGTTTTTCTCTGGGGCGGTTTCTCCTGGGGGCGGTCGCCGGGGAAATTGTCAGCGAAGGCGGGCTCCTGCGCCACCGGGACGGCTCAGAACTCGCCGTGGCAATTCGGGGGACCCTCCAGAGCGTCGGCAGGCGGAAATTTTTACTCATTTGGGCCCGGGATGCGGAGGAACGTCTGCGGCTCGATTCGGAGCTGCTGGAGAGCCGGGCCCGTTACCAGAGTCTTTCCCAGGAGTTTCAGACCCTCCTCGACGGGATCCCCGATTCTCTGAGTCTCCTCAACCCCGAGGGGGGGCTGATCTGGGCCAATCGCAGCACCGGCGATTACCTTGAGGCCCAGGGGGATTCCCGGCAAGGAACGTTCTGCCACGGGTTGTGGTTCTCCTGGGCGGATTCCCCGGGGCCGCTCCTCTGCCCTGTCTGCGAGAGTTTCCGCAGTGGGAAACCTGCCGAGGCCCTCGATCGGACACCCGACGGCAGGATCTGGGGGGTCAAGGCATTTCCCCTCACCGACGGCGCCGGCCTGGTCACCGGGGTGATCCGGCTCTCCAGCGACATCACCGAGAAGTTCGCCTTCCGGGAAGAGGCCCTGCGCAACAGCCGTCTGGCTGCCCTCGGCGAACTGGCGGCGGGCGTCGCCCATGAAATCAACAACCCCAACGGCCTGATCATCCTCAACCTTTCCCTGCTGGCGGATGTGTGGGCCGATGCCCAACCGATCCTCGAGGCCCACTGGGAGAAGGAAAGAAATTTCACCCTCGGAGGGATGGAATACGAGCGGATGCGGGAAGAGCTGCCGATGGCCTTGAAGGAGATGGAGGACAGCGCCGGGCGCATCCGGCGGATCGTCGTCGATCTCAAGGATTTTGCCCGCCAGGACCCCCAGGGCTGCAAAGATTCTTTCGATTTCAATGATTCGGTTCAGACGGCGGTGCGCCTGGTCGCCAGCACCATCCGCACCGCCACCACGGTCTTCGACTGCAGATACGGCGAAGGGTTGCCCCAGCTCTCTGGCAGCTCCCAGCGTCTCGAACAGGTGGTCATCAATCTCCTTCTCAACGCTTGCCAGGCGCTTGACGCCAAAGACCGGGGAATCTTCCTGACCACCCGCTTCGATCCCGGGCGGGGAATGAACCTCCTGGAGATCAGGGATCAGGGGCGGGGAATCGCCCCGGAACATCTCCCCCATATCCTTGAACCCTTTTTCACCACCCGGCGGAACAACGGCGGGACCGGCCTCGGACTTTCCGTCTCCGCCCGCATTGTCAAGGAACACGGCGGCACTCTCCGCTACGACTCGACCGTCGGCGAGGGGACCACCGCGACCCTTTCCCTCCCCGTGAATACCAAGGATGACGCCGATGAGTAA
- a CDS encoding outer membrane protein: MKRKILGLLATLLASACLASVSFAANVPYLGVQVGGTWVDDADLSDETGTFGEAEFDTGFNVGVTGGVDCGPGRYELELNYRQNDFDKISVPGLVITGLDGDISAISFMANAFWDIPTGSPVTPYLGGGIGVANVSINDLGAPGIGPIADDDDTVFAYQVGAGVAFELNPNMALDLGYRYFATSDPEFTDVDGFKLESEYKTHNASLGLRIMF, translated from the coding sequence ATGAAAAGGAAGATTTTGGGGCTGCTGGCGACGCTGCTGGCATCGGCATGTCTGGCTTCGGTGTCCTTCGCCGCCAACGTCCCCTACCTGGGCGTTCAGGTGGGGGGAACCTGGGTGGATGACGCAGACCTCAGTGACGAGACAGGAACCTTTGGCGAAGCCGAATTCGACACGGGCTTCAACGTCGGGGTTACGGGGGGAGTCGACTGCGGGCCGGGGCGTTACGAGCTCGAATTAAACTATCGGCAGAACGATTTTGATAAAATTTCCGTACCAGGTCTTGTCATTACAGGCTTGGATGGCGACATCAGCGCCATCAGTTTTATGGCCAACGCCTTCTGGGACATCCCGACGGGGAGTCCGGTCACACCGTACCTCGGCGGCGGTATCGGGGTCGCAAATGTTTCGATTAATGACCTGGGCGCACCAGGGATTGGACCGATTGCCGACGATGACGATACGGTCTTCGCCTACCAGGTTGGCGCCGGAGTCGCCTTTGAACTCAACCCCAATATGGCCCTCGATCTCGGTTACCGCTACTTTGCCACCTCCGACCCCGAGTTCACCGACGTCGACGGCTTCAAGTTAGAATCGGAATACAAAACCCACAATGCCTCCCTCGGCCTGCGCATCATGTTCTAG